A region of the Silene latifolia isolate original U9 population unplaced genomic scaffold, ASM4854445v1 scaffold_79, whole genome shotgun sequence genome:
TAAACTAGCCTCCTTATCATTTCCCGAGTCTCTTCTTGGCTTATCGGGACCTTCATAGGAGAGGCCGcttctgagattaatggcattaatcgtctcaattggcccctcacatttgcttgaagaattggcgacttgcttagcctctatattctccaactGCTGCACAAAATTCTTTGTAGATTCGATCCCGGCTGCTTCTAttttcgccacttgaaccaaaagagtttggaccatttctctcaatttcgcggtctcatctgaattatggacaggaatttcaactcgttccttggaagcttcagaggtctcgagcttctcgagacgggcagtaatagaagtaatgagtgtcacaacggcactcatttcatcactttgcttgcGTGATTTTCCACGtgaactcccaaactcagctctatggactgccatgtaacacccccatactccaagtgccttaccaggaccactcaggtataaggatactaccatctcggttgcccgaggcaatgaatatcataagacaataaagaaacgtactttaaaagtaattacagTTTAAGTGATTatatgttcaaaaccaaaactggtTAAAAGGaactacaagttctcaaaactatctactatcaaaatactatcaagcgtcagacacagcggaagacttctaaactgcaacgtggtgactcatcccagctatcccatacgcatcgtctcatacctgctcaataactgctcaccacccccgaatggatcaccacagtttttaaaacatttaaacggggtcagtaccaatcacataatttatatgatccaacaacacaacaaacaacatagctcaaacagtcacacacacaatcacacccactccaatcaatctccgtcaccgactgtccactggaccagccctgccagtgggggaccgcagccgttcccacctaagccccgctcgtcataccgagcgataaccctgtcccattaatgtgcacatccccttccgtggcgggttccacgaagggcgaaactagggcgtgaagccactcccgcaagtgactccactcagccgagaacgcatctcgagaaccagagacaacaatcacaatcacaaccgtcacaacacaattacgatattaatcaataatcacaatcaaccaccgtcacaacacaattacgatattaaacaatcaatctcaacacatcaacaatcatcccattatgggactaatactgagtaggaaatcctacctggaaagcaacacaatcatcagacgatctagcagctgtctcaaaacctctcctttacaaatccttctcctatcacataatcacataatcacaatcttaccttaacaaatcataaaaacccccaatcccaaaattagggtttaacgaaacttgacgaaatactataaaattggtatgcagatcttaccctcgatgcaaggatcacaaaggtgtaaagaacgatgaaatccgacctctcaagctccgagatttgtcaacaacacggatgaatgcaaagaacgtaacttgaatctcccttttaatgttattaggtttgtaaaggtgtattatgaaagtgacggaaagatttatatattaatccgtgtttttaaaaaaacccgtcgaattatcaccccgtaaaccggctactcgatcgagtacccaaggacactcgatcgagtacccacctactcgatcgagtaccccagctactcgatcgagtacccaacaggtcagaaacttttctaaaacgcaacttacccttactcgacagagtaaggcctacacgatagagtaccccaagacttataaatacggagtattacagtcttccctccttaaaaagaacttcgtccccgaagttcaacccatactaaaaaacaaacctactaactcgatcaagactcaacaacgtgactaagaactcaaaacaaaactccaacccaaacatgaactcgtaacaccaactccactaactattcctacctccacaacatggctcacgatatcgtatcaactccacatatatatatctctcacgacgccaactccatacataaccaactaccatcctctaatgttgctagctccataatatcatccactatcaaatccaaaatcaagacactcatagacaccaaacggaatgttacatgccatctcctcaatagtgttccaacctttattctgaccggtattgttttggaacctaccattcacAGCTGCgtccaggatgaccttgtaatcatcatataaagcattgtagaataagttgcaaaggtaccactgctggaAACCGTGGTGAGGGACAGACCGAACCAAATTCTTGAAACGTCCCtatgcttcacaaaattcctcaTCAGGTCTTTGCTGGAAATTTGTGATTTTACTTCTCAAAGCATCAGTCTTTGcaagtgggaagtattttttgtagAAGGCCAATGCGagagatgtccaatctgtgactccagctgctaccctatcaaggtagcggtaccaatctcgcgcagaatccttcaaggagtataagaacatcaccctcttttacttcatcctgagtcaccccagccggtataggtatggaacagcagtagtctgtgaaaatttccatatgcttcaaaggaTCCTCATCGGTAGACCCAAAGAAccgatttcgctccactaaatcaatatagGAGGAAAGAAATTCGAACTGACcagtagtaggggtaggtaacacgtgcccctttggaaggtgCTGCTCTTTTGGCTGAAGATTGTCATATATCGTAGTCATGTTCGCcaaactgagagtactcaagtcttcctctcaaaaacatgtcttctaactgtgcaaaagcaaaactagaagcaaaggtaagcaacggcctcaaggaaccaaagttccttgagacaagaaaaataaactaaaaataaagcaaacataaTTACATcgtctccccgacaacggcgccaaaatttgataccgtcgttttgtatcaaaattaaatttataattccaaactaaaactatagctagtgatagtaagggtcggaccacagagagacaagattaaTTTTTTTTGCTATTTCCAGtatataaaagtaacaattaagtgggggttttgaaattggttgactAATTTGACTAATTGTTAAAATAagaatttctcaacaagataaaaggaagatcgagaacttcggttcaccaaggctaaggtcaggtcaaaagGGTAGTAGAGGTCCTATGATACGGTCTTAggaaatatgagcaagcctttcgatcaatgctcaaaattaaccttacggtcttctaattccctagaatttctcaaagctttcgctcaaaggaaattccaaatctaatgacaacctaacctactaatctttGAATCTAGCAAGATAGGTTTATCAAAAGATAATAAAATCGATATGTAAGAAAATCATACTAATAAAATTGACCCTAACtcatgccatggctcacctcgttcccaatcaaggcaattagctactcatgactaaaactataacaattgcaaaattaaaggcaaagaacaagattgacataattgaaattgaattaaagACAAAGGAATAAAACATGAATCTCTGAAAGTAAATTAATAACAAAAAGTattgaaataacaataaattaAATAAGAAGGAATTTGCATAAAAGCTTACTAATTAGATGATGAACAATGTATTCAAATTCGATTTTCGTCGCCCCTTGCGAAAACTAGATCTAAAGACAGTTCTTGAATAATGAAAAACATAACCTAAAATTGTAGCTGCGTTCTCCTGATAAAcgatgccaaaagttaattacaaattgggcttttaaaagtctaacacgaaaaaTAAATCTCAGCTGcggggcttggtcgatcgactaaggggcaTGGTCAATCGACTGGATAGTGCAGTACAATAGCAGCTGAAGAaattccatggtcgatcgactggtgatgctggtcgatcgaccagctgagTTGTGCAGTAACCTCCTTTCCTCTTCCAATCAGCCTCTAAGCTCCATGCatgcatcccaaggtgagtgagtacgaactcccttcttccaagcttccctgaagttacctccggaggacgatttaggcttgatttagcccactttcactcattcctacaataaatcatagaaattgcaaagtgaaccgtttcgggagaaatagtagccttaagctaacaattatgcatggaaatacgtgccaaaactgcaaataaagtgtatagaatatgcacgtatcaatacCTATTTGTGAGGTATGGTGTCGTGGGAGTATCCCTGACACCGGTGGTTGTGGTTACGcctaggcgtgtcccggtaccggcgtgGTGATTGTATAATAGTATCTTGTTCACATCATCGACATGTTGCATATATATTTGTATACATTGGATGTCgtgtcttatgtttaattattgaaactgacgtgttcaTGTGtctgtgtaaattgtcacctattttcggggtgacatgtgtcgatccatatgatatttccgatcatatggggagtaggTTGAGTACAGGTTGGTTTAGTGTCACGCGGAAGACGAGACGCGAGTTGGACTTGGAGTCGAGCTACTTAGTTAGATGACTTAGATAGTGGTCGAGTTGTATATTTTATAGtttacatttattattcatttatttaatcatttgtaaatcactaaacttgttatctATTTAAGTTGTTCTATAATTGGAGTTTTGGAACAGTGCCTCAgaaaaccaagatggtaacatcctcTTATTACCTTGTTCGGGTAAGAAGgaggtattacaaagtggtatcagagcgacgattttggaacctataccaatgaaccaaaatgaacctaggtgtgtctaataaaatgaactcgacATAAGTACAATAGGAGAttggttttggatgagtaggcgttctcatatcaaaactagtgcacattgcctcggttggtcactacgtggttGGACTTAAATATGGGTAATGCTATGTGAAATGTGGTATGGTTACGTATATGTTATGATAATTAATGCATTCTTGTTGTGCGTGATCATATATAACATGAGATATGTAACATGTGGAAGTTATATGAATGAATGATGTGTATGTACGTGCATGAAGGACATTAATCCTGAATCTTGGCAGATAGATATCGTATGTGTGTTCGAACTTGTTAACGCTATCACTAGAGTATGAATGCTGATGATCATTGGTATAGTAGTTGCGTATATGAAGGTAATGTATTAAAGATGGCAAGTATGATATCGTGCGAGCTAACTCGGGACGAGTCACTGGTAGTCGGTGGACTCTTGAACTTTTCTTTGTGCTGCAGGGATACCATAATTAGAATTTAATCGATTATTTCAGACCTAAAGGAGTCACTCGAGCGAGTACggtcacatactcgatcgagtaaggggacactcgaccgagtggaaaaTTCCAGAAAGTGGTAGATTTCTGGAAAAATTCACTTAACCGAGTGGATCTGCACTCAACCAATTGGActtgacactcgaccgagtgaggctgACGGGTTTACTCACTCGTGTAAATCCTACTTTTTATCAATCCTTATCTTCTTCTTACCTCTTTTATTCCTCCTAGTTTTAACTTCCAAAAACCTCTaaaatcatttcaaaaactccattttcatcattttgGTGCTTAGATTCAAGATTCTTACTCCATCTTACTCAATTAATCACCCTTAATTCGACAATGTAAGTAGTTCatcttttctcttgtttttccccaattttgatttttttagcTCTACACTAATTTACTCAAGTTTTGTCAACTAATtgtatgtttttgtttaattcatgATAGTAATAGACTTTCTACATCATTATTAtagacaaaaatcaaatttttatgttGAAATCTTACCCAACATTGATGAACTTGAAACTTGGTGTTCTTGAGTCAATaattggattttatttttatttttttgataaaatgtgagtatatatatatatcaaaaatagGATTTACATGGAATGCAAATCCTTAGTTACATAAGGTTCTTATGGCAAAGCCAAGATACATCATTAGCACTCAAATTCTCCCTCCCTCTTCCTCTAATTCTAGCTTTCATACCATCATTTATCTGCAAGGCAACCTGTCTAGGATGCATTAGAACCATATCATTCCTGCACTTGTTCCTCTGGAACCAGATAGAATAGAGTGCCCCCAAGAACAAAGCAATCTGAACTCCTCTCTGGACAACTGTACCTCCTCTATTAGCCCACCACATTAGATCAACTGCCAGAGGAAAGCTGCACCCAGTGATCTGCTGCATAGCCATCATCACACGTCTGCTGTactggaaatcaaagaagagatGAGCCAAGGACTCATTAGCCTGACCACATAGCAGACAGCAGGCATCAATATCCATCCCATATGTTAACAGCTTATCCACAGTATTTATAGCTTCATGTGCCACTAACCATCCCATGAACTGATTCTTAGGTAGTGCCCAACTGTTCCAGACAACTTTACTCCAGTAAGCAGGAGGACTAGCATTCCTGAGCCACTCATAACAACCACTAGGAGTGTACCCCGTGGGTTGAACCACCCAGACCCCATCCACAAAGCCATGAACTAATTCCTGCTTAACTTTACAGATCCTTCTCCAAACCCAGCTTGAGTTAGTTGAAGGACTGTACTCAAACCAGTCTCTCCCTCTGAGATAGTTACATTGTACCCACTGTACCCAAAGGGAGTCTCTCTTCTCTGCAATCCAGTTCACCAGACGACCCACCATTGCTTTGTTCCATACCTCCTAATCCTTCAGACCCAATAATTGGATTTTATGCttgttgttgggtttaattgatcaACAAAGAACTAACCTTTGTTGTTGGTGGTAGATCTTGTCTTGTATGTGAAAATTTCGTCTTAGAAACCCATCTTGATTTTCGGATTTTAGGGTGTTCATACCCAAATTTGATTTTTCATGGGTAAAACTTGATTTATTTTTCTTATAAGAGTACTATCCTTGTTAGTAATATGGTACCTTGTCTTAAAAATAAAATTTCACCTTCATATGTGACCCAAAATTTTCGAACCATATGGGTATGTGAACAAGCTTTGATTTCTACATCTTAGACATGGTTAATTGTGTTATTGAGCTAGAATCTTGTGGGTATGGATAAAAAACGGTTTAAATCAAATTCCTTCTTAAACAAAATTTAGTGACAGGATGCCCAAGCTTTGATTTTGATGCTCTTAACATGGCTTACTTGTCTCATGTAGTGTTAATCTTTTACTACCATGTCTTCGGAATCCGTGTGTTTCTAAAATTTTTCGTCTAAAGacactcaaaattttcaaaaatgtaGAAGTATACCAAACAACTTGATCATTATATTCATTTGAAGTAACGGTGTCAAGATTGATAAAtgtttatcatgattttaattggaATTAGGTGATAGCATGATTTCATCAAAACTCCTCTTCTGGAACTTGTGtctattggaatatgtgtcctccgacaataatgcgatcacgactgttgatcatgatgatcacatgtttaaatctcattataaagaatacaattgggaagtaatattgttactgtcaactggtcaacatatatcggtaatgattggctgactagagtttgacattcgtcgatgcgacggtggtgatcagttgaccccctaggtcatacctaaagggcaacactcttaattgattatttaattaatcgtataatgttacgagttaattaaattacttgaaaattgacggacgattttggaagtaaaatttacgtatcaaattgaaatgtgattaaatgagatacggtttgagtaattgaattgtatcattactcggatgaaattattgtttacagaaacaattaaatttgaatgaattattataaatacgatttataaattggtaaaatattttggcacaagtaattatgaaattactaagtcgatttttgtttgtgacgtatttttattaatacgttgatttttaatatgttaaaaattacataacaaatttatgtgacatgtgacatgtgacatattgacaattgacaaaaataatatggaatccatattaactaaagtgccgaaaatggaggagtattaagcttaatattgtgtttatattataagtggtaaacataatgattaaaagcaagagtagccatgcaaccctataaaaccttgtgaagacaaatgtgggcatgcattggctcccctaaacacctcctcccacccggttttccaagaaagaaaggcaagggttttgtcttatatttttcaatatacactactttgatttagttagtgtattcattcattctaacactcatccaaaatacaatttctagagagaataaaaatcctcctcttcttctctctataaaccgaaatatttaagtgttttataaatatttttggttcaattttctactagattaatattatactagtacttataatactaatttgaattaagagaaagccttgggtattaagcttagggagagatcctatacttggatcttgttcttccatcttaggaaagctcaagaacaaaagaaaaggagatttcttttgtgcccaataaaaccgaaatcaccaatgtaagaacatgatttctcctctattttatcatattgtttgcatgcataaaatccgtatttaattttatgacaaattaatttagacatatatgagtatgctagtatgtataaagatctacatttccttcaatcggtatcaagagccacggttgtttgcatgcaaatcggttaaaagtttttccgagttataagaataacaaataaaacttgtaaaatttgtgttattatgatatatcacgaaattaattcatgcatgttaatatttctggtcctaaaatgttttaggatattttggttaattttacggatttttattgttcataatttacaataatggcatttaaatatgattttatgagtaaaaatgtcatttttggtctaaaattagctatacttcgaattttccattgatttttggatatgttgtcatatatattattttgagataacctgtaaattttcataatttttggacttgttatgctcgaaaaatgaatttttcattattaaattcggatttaggtgaaacataggttaatatgagttaaatttcgaatctagtcatagaaacttaatatgttgtcacatgcaattttataagatgtgtgtaaaataattggctataaataagtctttttgcatgatttatgaatttttgaaaaaaaatagcataaatagtgacattattagtgaagaactaataaaacataatctatgacttaggaaaaacgtctaatattgcattttattatctttttcagatctaaaattgaaaagttaatgaatataatttttccataattttatgattatttttgttaaaaccgataaaccgcaacattgtttttccggaaaaatttcgaaatttttaacctaagattttgaacattatgagtgtcatggtatttttccagaatgttcatgagtttaaatttcaaattttgaatttatttgaaattttgtgatttatttgaagtttatagcttatttttgtaatttttggtccatttatgaacaattttataaaatatgggttaattatggtcaaattattagtgaagactaaattttgagtcctaagaggttagggtaattaacttatgcataaatatgagtttatgtatttttgtgattataaaaatgttgaaatcacgcaaatccgtaaaaaccgagtaatatacgatattggctaattaaaggcgatttagcataaaattgagcatgttcatacatattataatgctgcatttttctttatgattgtcataattttaatttatgtaattttgaattatgtaattttacttagtatggccttagatttaattggtatttcccgaaatgtatgggaatatcgattcggttgtaatttttattgtgatctcgtatcaccgttttataatttaatagatttattttattttagttataaatgtataataggaaattatgtaatttattatgt
Encoded here:
- the LOC141640412 gene encoding uncharacterized protein LOC141640412; this translates as MVGRLVNWIAEKRDSLWVQWVQCNYLRGRDWFEYSPSTNSSWVWRRICKVKQELVHGFVDGVWVVQPTGYTPSGCYEWLRNASPPAYWSKVVWNSWALPKNQFMGWLVAHEAINTVDKLLTYGMDIDACCLLCGQANESLAHLFFDFQYSRRVMMAMQQITGCSFPLAVDLMWWANRGGTVVQRGVQIALFLGALYSIWFQRNKCRNDMVLMHPRQVALQINDGMKARIRGRGRENLSANDVSWLCHKNLM